A stretch of DNA from Odontesthes bonariensis isolate fOdoBon6 chromosome 5, fOdoBon6.hap1, whole genome shotgun sequence:
TCAGAAGCGATGAGGTAAATTCCACTTAGAATAATCATCATGCCATGCTAAAAAACCTACTGGATAAGTTCCCTTACCTTGACAGCAGGTATGCAGGACTAAAAGTAATACCTGGTAGGCATATTGGGCTGACAATAACATCATGGTTGGACCTCCACTTTCTGTCTGCTTCGCATGTGAAACTAACTGAAGAAGATATGAAACAGGACAAAAGATAGAGAGTAAGACTTTTATCTTTCGTTAAAGGTAGGATttgcaacaaacaaaaaatttgTTTGCAGAGTcttaattccttttttttactcattcaGTAAAATAAtggttaaatgaaaaataatgccATCTGGTGATGAATAAACAAcgctgataaaaaaaattatgctGTCCAAAGTTGCGAGAGTTAAAACCAATGTTGAAATGGTAGGAAAAATCTCAAACTGTATGTTAAAACTGTAAGATAGTGTATGCTAACATCTTACCATTTACACGACCAAGTAGAGAGTAAAATGGTTCATTGCAGTGATACTGAACAACAGAAAGATACTGATTCTGAAAACCAGACAGGAAAGTCACTCCTCCATTCAGCAGAGGTTCAGGTTCTCCACAATCAATTACTGTGGAAGAGCAGGGTAAATATAAATATCTTACCATACACATGTGGAACACATCAAATTGAGTGCGTTCAGTGCTTGAATGTTACAATGCTCGTAATGTCTTGGTCTGAGGGTAAACGTACTTTGGCATTCTGGCAGAGGGAGGTGCCACTGTCCATTGCTTTGGCACACAGTAGAGAAACTCTTGATCTCCTGACCCTTCTGACAGAAAGAAGAGAAGTGTGAATGTAATGCCAAAACACTAATACATGAGACATGCTAACCGGTGTTACTCATTGTGAAATAAAGAATTGTATCTAACCATCATCAGCTTGTATCCTTGGTCACAGCGTACAAAGATGTGATCTCTGTAGAAATATTCAGTCAAGGAGGGAGTGACTCTGCCTTTAACCACATTACCAGGAACAGGGCACTTCACCCCTGGatgaaacaagaaaacaagCGTCATCTGCTGCATATTACACATTCACTCTCAGTTTAATTTCCCATTGGCTTAAAATTTCACTCTCTCACTGTATGTGCTGTAGTCCAGGCTCCAGCCTGTGCTCAGTCCTTTATCATCGATTTCATAGTCCAGCCTGACAGTGTTTGAGTTTGTGACTATCAATCCTGGGCTCGTTCTACCGCATAGCTTCTTGGGCTTCTGGTCTGGGACAGTCACCTTTAGAAAAGAGTTGTGCACAGTTTATTTACTGCTCAATGATGCACACATTAGAGCTCTGTTcctttccattcatttcaacacaAACAGATAGAGCTGCTTTCAATTACCTCCAACCAGTGATAGAGGCAGTTTGGGCCTTCCTCTGTGTCCATACTCTCGATGTGGAAGTTGTCAGAGAAGTTAAGAGAGACTGTGAAGCCAGATTCTACAGAAATTATATATTGACAGGACAGAGCATGAGGTGGGGGGTTCGGGTAGCCTGGACTGAACAGATGTCCCTCTGGCTCATCAAATATGCCACCCCCACAGGACACTGgacaagaagagaagagaaactCATTTAGTCACTCAACATTATGTCATCAAAAgtatttcaaatcaaatttcaTAAATGTTTCAGACAGACTCTTCCAGAGGGGTGCAACAAAGTTATGAGGAGCTGATGGTAGTTGGACTCAGCATGACCCCATGATCACTGGAAGCATGTATCTGCACCAGACTCACAGTCGCAGGTGCGCTGGTCTGAGCGGAGCTCGTAGCCATGGTGACAGGCACAGAGGTATGAGCCAAGTGTATTGAGGCAGATCTGAGAGCAGAGTGGTCCGGAGCCATCTTCAGTTTCTGGAGCTGAACATTCATCTATGTCTAAACGATAATTATAACACTGAGTTAGTGGGAGATAGGTCAGTTATGGATGATGGAAGCGACAGAAAAGCTGACAGAGGAAGAGCCACCTATTGCCTGGTACTGAGCATAGAAGCCCACATTCTGGTGGTGCTCTGGGTTGCTGTCATCTGATTGGAATATAAGGGTGAGTCTGTTGCCTGGAGACAAGATGGGCTGGTAGCCTGGGTGATGCCCATCAGCAGAGTTTTCATTGCCACAGAACTTCCCGAGCAACTTTTCATCATGAAGAACCTAAAAGATTAACAGATCACACAAATGTATATGAAATTACCATGAAAAACTCAAATTAAGAATAATTTACATATTTGTTTGGGGGGGAAATAACCAAAGCAGCACTAATAATTATTAAGCTGAAACTTGGAGAACAGCTCTGGTTCATTGTTCTTTAAACACTCTATATGTGTTTAAGAAATGGCTCTGACTGTCAGTGAGTCGTGATAGCAGCCTCCAGAAGACTCTATGTCCAGGTGAGTGAAGGTCAGTCGCATCTGGAAGCCCTCTGGCACACTGAGGTCCCACTGCTTCAGCAGGTTTGGGGGATACGGCTGAGGATAGTTGGGGGACAGGACCTCCCCATGCGTAGGAGGGTCTGAATCAGGCAGCGGGACGCTTTCACAGAACAGCACATAAAGAGACCTGAAAAGGGGCATGACAAGAGAAAGTTCAGTCTGTTTATCAGTCTGTGGTCATGTGAGCTGCTGGTCCAAAGTTGACGCAAACaggacaaaacaaacacagtgacAAAATCAGCACAACTGTGGAAGCTACTTAACACCACTGATACATTATATACAGCGTTCTGATGAAACTGTGCTCACTTATGGACGGTACTGTATAGATCATCAATATAACAACACTACATGAGAAGAGACGGTGATAGCAGGTACCTTCTGATAATTTTAGAGTTatggaaaaagaagaaaaaaaacatataaaaaacTTTCACAAAGAAATGGGTTGTAAATATGAAGTAAACTTACCAGCTGATGAACGAGATCCACCCCATCCCGGGATTTAACATATCTATGAGCAAACTGATCAGCCAGTGTCAGAGCCAATGTCTCACATACGAGTGAAACATTAATGTCAAAAAGGCTGCTGTTTCCAGTGTTTAGCAACTCGTTGCGTTAATGCCAGGAATATGTCTTGTTTGCCTTGGCAAAATCAAGTGCTTGCTTTGCTTTGATTTGCCGAGAAACAGAAGAATTAAACAGATTTTGTTATCTTTACACCTAAAAAACAAGTGAAATCACAATACTTTTgagattatatatatatatatatatatatacatatatatacatatatgtataaatatatataaagtctgcttttgtttttaaacaacTTTTTACTTGTGTGGCCCATTGACCTACTTCCTCCATGCTACCACTAGAGGGGGCTGCTTATGTGTCTGTAGTGTATTCAGTGCAGAGGATTATTGCTTGAGGACAGACAAATGCGGTCTCAAAATATTTGGGTGTTACAGGAACTAATTGCTGGattgagaaaataaatcaagccgTGGTGAGAAGTTTGCCATTCCTGATTTAGTTCTGTGTACACCTCAGTAAAACTTTGAAGTGTTTGCACACTTGCTTGGCTCAACAATTTAACAAATTTCAGCATTTGAAAGTAATATTTACCAGTTTTGAGCAGTCCTTGTAGAGGTTGTTCCCATTTATATTCTGATAACTACTAATTGATTACTTGGTTTGTGAAGAAAATTTGAAAATATGGTGGTTCTCAGTTAAAAGAGTTGTATAGACTGTTTATTTTGTGACCTTTAGGCATTTATTAACAGTGGATGAATGAAATAGCAATTTTGTTCGAAACTCTGAATGGTGTCTTAAACATcattattctatttttgtgaaggtGCATTTATAGCCAAGTTGAATCAGAATTTATCgaagatttctttgtttttacttttatcTTACAAACATCTTCACATCATGTTGTGCTCAGTTACTGTAACTTTCAGTTCTCTTGCATGGTCTTGTTGATCCAGTCCAGGTAGTTAGCGACTTTGGTATAGACTCCATATGTTCCCTTCTTTCCACACACGTCCCCCCAGCTGACAATCCCAGCTGCCCAGAATTGTCCATCTTCAGTCAGGGTGAAGGGGCCTCCACTGTCACCCTGGCAAGAGTCCTTCCCGCCTTCAGGGATTCCAGCACAGAACATGTTGTTTGTCAGGTTTGGTAAGTTCCTTTTCAAAGCTATTGAATTGCTGCATGTCTCCTGTTCCACCACTGGAAGTTGCACATACTTTAGCTTATTTGTTATAACCCGGGATGTCCCCTGATCTGTGACACCAAAGCCTGACACCAGTCTGAAAGAATGAACAGACACAATAACAAGAAACTATTTTAGAAGGAAAACCATTTTCCCTGTAAAAGTTAGTATTCACAAACTGAGACAAAATAACAAACAGAAAAGTTctaattcaaagaaaaaaacattcacaaaacaaaaacaccctgTGTCCGTTTGTAAAGTGTGCAACGTTTGTAAATCTATCATTTCCCCCCCAAAAAGAAGCACAATCATAAAGAACTCTCTGAAAAAGTAATCCAGTTTGCTCTCTAGAAGTTGGATAATATCCATTAATTCGagagaaaacaacacaaaaacatttcaatgctaaaaatgagtaaaaaactgACTTGACTGTATCATGAAATTATCTCACAGATGTTTCCTCACCCTATCATGCCTGTGACATATGCGGCATCATCTGCTGGCAAACATACTGGCATTACAGATGCACTGAATGTGATCGGGTCTTGCAGTTTGATCAGGGCAATATCATCATTATAGTCTAAACCATGAGGGTTGTTGTATCCAGGGTGAACATGGACTGTAGATGCTTTCACACGAGAATCCAACAGTCTGTGAACATCTGTATCTCCCATTGATATCTGCAAatcaaaagcattaaaaataattaaatgtttGTGCAAAAACATGGAAGTCGTGGACAAGCAGAGAACACCTACAGTGTAGTACTTACAAATAGAGATTCACGTGATGCTTTTACTCCTTCTTGTACTACAACATGAGCTGCAGTTAAAATCCATTGGTCTGCTATGACCatgcctcctcctctctctgcatCTACAGTCACCAGCGCTTGCCAAGGAATGGTATGTTGTGGAGCTTCACTGCCTCCAATGATCCTCTGATAGGCCGAAATGTATTGTGTTGGCCGACCACAAACTGCATGGTTATAAACAAATGCATATCAAGTGTCACACAAATacagacttaaagggatagctattttgacatgaagctgtatgacatcccatactagcaatatcatttatgaacattttcttaccccctgctgcgtcctgtgagccaagttccagcctcgttttggcgttgacgaaagtagtccggctagttggcttgggcttaaaaaataaagcgttttgcttctcaaaacaatatgcgttcaaaagagtaatacatttgcatcacaaaattgttcatccagaaaaagtcagacctcacaatcgcttggcgctattttctctcctttcgtaTCACTAcaatgctgtgtagaccgtgcagactgagcactcccctgctcccgagcagtaaacactgtaacaggcgcgacttttggcaggtggctgcacgcaatgatacgaagggagagaaaatagcaccaagcaattgtgaggtctgactttttctggatgaacaattttgtgatgcaaatatattactcttttgaacgcatattgttttgagaagcaaaacgctttattttttaagcccaagccaactagccggactactttcgtcaacgccaaaacgaggctggaacttggctcacaggacgcagcagggggtaagtcaaatttaataaatgatattgctaatatgggatgtcatacagcttcatgtcaaaagaggcgaactatccctttgatCTTCTAAGTAAACAATTATTATGAGCAGATCGGGATGTCGCAAAAAACGTAAACTGGTAACATTTTTATCTGTCGGCCAATCACTGGGAACACCAAGGAAATGTCACATCAAGAACAATattcactgttttctttttattttcagtgcagctgtcctgaatgttaaATAAATGCCCAATAAAAGCAGGATTATTAGGCTAAGCCTGCTTGCTGGTGGTTGGGTATTTCACGTTAAGGATCTCTCACATCCAGTCTGTCACTGatgaacagctgctgctgctggactgGTTCCCTGCATTTAAATCATGCTTCTGGGTCACAACCCCCACTGGAGGACCCTGCAAACCCACACTAATTCCAAACCAATGTGCACACTTTGTGCAGCTAGCTCCGATGGCTCGATGTACTTGACACAGAGTGCGGTGGTTTCAGCTTTCTTCCATCTTCTCATTGAAGCACAGAGCGTTCAGAGTCAGATGCCCACACAGTTccatttattgttttaataatcTGACTCCAAAGACTTACTATTGTGGTTGATCAGAAGCGATGAGGTAAATTCCACTTAGAATAATCATCATGCCATGCTAAAAAACCTACTGGATAAGTTCCCTTACCTTGACAGCAGGTATGCAGGACTAAAAGTAATACCTGGTAGGCATATTGGGCTGACAATAACATCATGGTTGGACCTCCACTTTCTGTCTGCTTCGCATGTGAAACTAACTGAAGAAGAAATGAAACAGGACAAAAGATAAAGAGTAAGACTTTTATCTTTCGTCAAAGGTAGGATttgcaacacaaacaaaaatttgTTTGCAGAgtcttcattctttttttttactcattcaGTAAAATAATGGTTAAATGAAAACTAATGCCATCTGGTGATGAATAAACAAcgctgataaaaaaaattatgctGTCCAAAGTTGTGAGAGTGAAAACCAATGTTGAAATGGTAGGAAAAATCTCAAACTGTATGTTAAAACTGTAAGATAGTGTATGCTAACATCTTACCATTTACACGACCAAGTAGAGAGTAAAATGGTTCATTGCAGTGATACTGAACAACAGAAAGATACTGATTCTGAAAACCAGACAGGAAAGTCACTCCTCCATTCAGCAGAGGTTCAGGTTCTCCGCAATCAATTACTGGGGAAAAATAAATATCTTATCAAAAAAGCAGTGGAACACATCAAATTGAGTGCTTTCAGTGCTTGAATGCTACAATGCTCGTAATGTCTTGGTCTGAGGGTAAACGTACTTTGGCATTCTGGCAGAGGGAGGTGCCACTGTCCATTGCTTTGGCACACAGTAGAGAAACTCTTGAACTCCTGACCCTTCTGACAGAAAGAAGAGAAGTGTGAATGTAATGCCAAAACACTAATACATGAGACATGCTAACCGGTGTTACTCATTGTGAAATAAAGAATTGTATCTAACCATCATCAGCTTGTATCCTTGGTCACAGCGTACAAAGATGTGATCTCTGTAGAAATATTCAGTCAAGGAGGGAGTGACTCTGCCTTTAACCACATTACCAGGAACAGGGCACTTCACCCCTGGatgaaacaagaaaacaagCGTCATCTGCTGCATATTACACATTCACTCTCAGTTTAATTTCCCATTGGCTTAAAATTTCACTCTCTCACTGTATGTGCTGTAGTCCAGGCTCCAGCCTGTGCTCAGTCCTTTATCATCGATTTCATAGTCCAGCCTGACAGTGTTTGAGTTTGTGACTATCAATCCTGGGCTCGTTCTACCGCATAGCTTCTTGGGCTTCTGGTCTGGGACAGTCACCTTTAGAAAAGAGTTGTGCACAGTTTATTTACTGCTCAATGATGCACACATTAGAGCTCTGTTcctttccattcatttcaacacaAACAGATAGAGCTGCTTTCAATTACCTCCAACCAGTGATAGAGGCAGTTTGGGCCTTCCTCTGTGTCCATACTCTCGATGTGGAAGTTGTCAGAGAAGTTAAGAGAGACTGTGAAGCCAGATTCTACAGAAATTATATATTGACAGGACAGAGCATGAGGTGGGGGGTTCGGGTAGCCTGGACTGAACAGATGTCCCTCTGGCTCATCAAATATGCCACCCCTACAGGACACTGgacaagaagagaagagaaactCATTTAGTCACTCAACATTATGTCATCAAAAgtatttcaaatcaaatttcaTAAATGTTTCAGACAGACTCTTCCAGAGGGGTGCAACAAAGTTATGAGGAGCTTATGGTAGTTGGACTCAGCATGACCCCATGATCACTGGAAGCATGTATCTGCACCAGACTCACAGTCGCAAGTGCGCTGGTCTGAGCGGAGCTCGTAGCCACGGTGACAGGCACAGAGGTATGAGCCAAGTGTATTGAGGCAGATCTGAGAGCAGAGTGGTCCGGAGCCATCTTCAGTTTCTGGAGCTGAACATTCATCTATGTCTAAACGATAATTATAACACTGAGTTAGTGGGAGATAGGTCAGTTATGGATGATGGAAGCGACAGAAAAGCTGACAGAGGAAGAGCCACCTATTGCCTGGTACTGAGCATAGAAGCCCACATTCTGGTGGTGCTCTGGGTTGCTGTCATCTGATTGGAATATAAGGGTGAGTCTGTTGCCTGGAGACAAGATGGGCTGGTAGCCTGGGTGATGCCCATCAGCAGAGTTTTCATTGCCACAGAACTTCCCGAGCAACTTTTCATCATGAAGAACCTAAAAGATTAACAGATCACACTGTTactgaaggggggggggggtaaccaAAGCAGCACTAATGATTATTAAACTGAAACTTGGAGAATCTGTTGATACTGTGGTGTACATAAAAATCCCTAAACCCAAAATTATGGTGTGGTGGAGTTCTCATCTGTGCTGCACCACAAGCGAAGCTGAGCAGAGAGTATTAACAGGATTTATcacaaacatttatttatagTTATTATTGAAAATGTTCTATTTCAAAGTTAAAGATTCAATAGCAGCTGTTCCTTTTTGGTCATCTTAAAATCAAGCACTTCAGCTCTGGTTCATTGTTCTTTAAACACTCTATATGTGTTTAAGAAATGGCTCTGACTGTCAGTGAGTCGTGATAGCAGCCTCCAGAAGACTCTATGTCCAGGTGAGTGAAGGTCAGTCGCATCTGGAAGCCCTCTGGCACACTGAGGTCCCACTGCTTCAGCAGGTTTGGGGGATACGGCTGAGGATAGTTGGGGGACAGGACCTCCCCATGCGTAGGAGGGTCTGAATCAGGCAGCGGGACGCTTTCACAGAACAGCACATAAAGAGACCTGAAAAGGGGCATGACAAGAGAAAGTTCAGTCTGTTTATCAGTCTGTGGTCACGTGAGCTGCTGGTCCAAAGTTGAAGCAAACaggagaaaacaaacacagtgaCAAAATCAGCACAACTGTGGAAGCTACTTAACACCACTGATACATTATATACAGCGTTCTGATGAAACTGTGCTCACTTATGGTACTGTATAGATCATCAATATAATAACACTACATGCCAAGAGACTTCAGGTGATAGTAGGTACCTTCTGATGATTTTAGAgtcatggaaaaagaaaaaaaaacacataaaaatctTTCACAAAGAAATGGGTTGTAAATATGAAGTAAACTTACCAGCTGATGAACGAGATCCACCCCATCCCGGGAATAAACATATCTATGAGCGAACTGATCAGCCAGTGTCAGAGCCAATGTCTCACATACGAGTGAAACTTTAATGTCAAAAAGGCTGCCGTTTCCAGCGTTTAGCAACTCGTTGCGTTAATGCCAGGAATATGTCTTGTTTGTCTTGGCAAAATCAAGTGCTTGCTTTGCTTTGATTTGCCGAGAAACACAAGAATTAAACAAATTTTGTTATCTTTACACCTAAAAAACAAGTGAAATCACAATACTTTTGAGATACTTTTGagattttaaggttcttttagttgtttataaatgtcttaatggtcttgggccttcttatctatctgatctgcttttaaattatgggccctcgcggaccctgaggtcctctggtaccggccttttagttgttcctaaagttcgaacaaaaacttatggtgagacgtcgttccactattatggacctcatttgtggaacagcctgccagagaacctcagggctgcagagaatgttgatgtttttaaaaagaggctcaagacctacctttttagtttagcttacagctgaattttatttcatttatttatttattaattattttatatatatatattattttatttgtttgtttttttgtttgtttgtttgttttgttttagtttacttttatctattcatccattatttaaaatatttatttatttatttattattattaataaaaaaatttaaatattttattatatacttattatacacttatttatccagtgttttttctcatggggatcttccacaccggggactatgcccactcggtctgtggggtcattactgtggggatcgccctttttcggggtggctgggggatcctgcactgcagccctgcctgtggtgtggatgccggcctgccctgatctgagcggttccccgtggtggcggcctctgtggtcattggtgtGCTGGCTCCCGGTATagacagatccccaagataccgtttcctcactt
This window harbors:
- the LOC142380596 gene encoding ovochymase-2-like, with protein sequence MPLFRSLYVLFCESVPLPDSDPPTHGEVLSPNYPQPYPPNLLKQWDLSVPEGFQMRLTFTHLDIESSGGCYHDSLTVLHDEKLLGKFCGNENSADGHHPGYQPILSPGNRLTLIFQSDDSNPEHHQNVGFYAQYQAIDIDECSAPETEDGSGPLCSQICLNTLGSYLCACHRGYELRSDQRTCDLSCRGGIFDEPEGHLFSPGYPNPPPHALSCQYIISVESGFTVSLNFSDNFHIESMDTEEGPNCLYHWLEVTVPDQKPKKLCGRTSPGLIVTNSNTVRLDYEIDDKGLSTGWSLDYSTYRVKCPVPGNVVKGRVTPSLTEYFYRDHIFVRCDQGYKLMMKGQEFKSFSTVCQSNGQWHLPLPECQIIDCGEPEPLLNGGVTFLSGFQNQYLSVVQYHCNEPFYSLLGRVNVSFTCEADRKWRSNHDVIVSPICLPGITFSPAYLLSRWKKAETTALCVKYIEPSELAAQICGRPTQYISAYQRIIGGSEAPQHTIPWQALVTVDAERGGGMVIADQWILTAAHVVVQEGVKASRESLFISMGDTDVHRLLDSRVKASTVHVHPGYNNPHGLDYNDDIALIKLQDPITFSASVMPVCLPADDAAYVTGMIGLVSGFGVTDQGTSRVITNKLKYVQLPVVEQETCSNSIALKRNLPNLTNNMFCAGIPEGGKDSCQGDSGGPFTLTEDGQFWAAGIVSWGDVCGKKGTYGVYTKVANYLDWINKTMQENTDKQTELSLVMPLFRSLYVLFCESVPLPDSDPPTHGEVLSPNYPQPYPPNLLKQWDLSVPEGFQMRLTFTHLDIESSGGCYHDSLTVLHDEKLLGKFCGNENSADGHHPGYQPILSPGNRLTLIFQSDDSNPEHHQNVGFYAQYQAIDIDECSAPETEDGSGPLCSQICLNTLGSYLCACHHGYELRSDQRTCDLSCGGGIFDEPEGHLFSPGYPNPPPHALSCQYIISVESGFTVSLNFSDNFHIESMDTEEGPNCLYHWLEVTVPDQKPKKLCGRTSPGLIVTNSNTVRLDYEIDDKGLSTGWSLDYSTYRVKCPVPGNVVKGRVTPSLTEYFYRDHIFVRCDQGYKLMMKGQEIKSFSTVCQSNGQWHLPLPECQIIDCGEPEPLLNGGVTFLSGFQNQYLSVVQYHCNEPFYSLLGRVNVSFTCEADRKWRSNHDVIVSPICLPGITFSPAYLLSRWKKAETTALCVKYIEPSELAAQICGRPTQYISAYQRIIGGSEAPQHTIPWQVLVTVNGGRGGGVVIADQWILTAAHVVVQEGVKASHKSLFISMGDTDVHRLLDSRVNASTVHVHPGYNNPHGLDYNDDIALIKLQDPITFSASVMPVCLPADDAAYVTGMMGLVSGFGVTDQGKSQVLTNKLKYVQLPVVEQETCSNSIVLLKKKRNLPNLTNNMFCAGIPEGGKDSCQGDSGGPFTLTEDGQFWAAGIVSWGEVCGKKGTYGVYTKVANYLDWINKTMQEN